In Candidatus Methylacidiphilales bacterium, one DNA window encodes the following:
- a CDS encoding response regulator, with translation MEHARILIADDQEGVRTILRMALSRRPVEVDEACDGRDALAHCLSGSYDLLLLDLRMPFLGGLEFLEQARAQHIDTPVLVISGHLDARDLPRAFGLGVVDFLSKPFEIGRMLETVDDLLLRQHELRQDIDWRVLANGPLLRRARALVQGRRWEEAEEVLSVILEREPGHSEALVLEGLIAEVGGRFGQAEADYKKACLTERHRGESSRCEWLHAG, from the coding sequence ATGGAACACGCCAGAATTCTTATCGCGGACGACCAGGAAGGGGTGCGCACGATCCTGCGCATGGCCTTGAGCAGGCGTCCGGTGGAGGTGGATGAAGCCTGCGATGGACGCGATGCCCTGGCCCACTGCCTTTCCGGTTCATACGATCTGCTGCTGCTCGATTTGCGGATGCCGTTCTTAGGAGGACTGGAGTTTCTGGAGCAGGCACGCGCGCAACACATTGACACGCCCGTACTGGTCATCAGCGGCCATTTGGATGCCCGGGATTTACCGCGGGCCTTCGGCCTGGGCGTGGTGGATTTTTTGTCCAAGCCTTTCGAAATCGGCAGGATGTTGGAAACGGTGGACGATTTGTTGCTCAGACAGCACGAGTTGCGACAGGACATCGACTGGAGGGTGTTGGCGAATGGTCCGTTGCTGCGGCGCGCCCGGGCCCTGGTGCAGGGGAGGCGATGGGAGGAAGCGGAAGAGGTCCTGTCGGTTATTCTGGAACGGGAGCCGGGCCACTCGGAAGCCCTGGTGTTGGAGGGACTGATTGCCGAGGTTGGAGGGCGGTTCGGCCAGGCGGAGGCCGATTACAAAAAAGCCTGTTTGACGGAAAGGCACCGCGGGGAAAGCAGTCGATGCGAATGGCTGCATGCCGGCTGA
- a CDS encoding ApaG domain, whose protein sequence is MTPPDVGWGMADATPKPRELPGLTAAVDRVECVPASDAPPHRPHKFAYHISIHNHSLRVVTITGRKWVLTNAKGHKLVVQGDGVVGQFPRLTPGDSFRYNSYHLVDSTSTAEGAYTARDEDGETLLIRIPAFPLTVDPASP, encoded by the coding sequence ATGACCCCGCCCGACGTTGGATGGGGCATGGCTGATGCGACTCCCAAGCCCCGCGAACTCCCCGGGCTCACCGCCGCCGTCGACCGCGTGGAGTGCGTGCCCGCCAGCGATGCCCCCCCCCACCGGCCGCACAAGTTCGCCTATCACATCTCCATCCACAACCACAGCCTGCGCGTTGTCACCATCACCGGCCGCAAATGGGTCCTGACCAATGCCAAGGGCCACAAGCTCGTCGTCCAGGGCGATGGCGTCGTCGGCCAGTTCCCCCGTCTCACACCCGGCGACAGCTTCCGCTACAACAGCTACCACCTGGTCGACTCCACCAGCACCGCCGAGGGGGCCTACACCGCCCGCGATGAGGACGGTGAAACCCTGCTCATCCGCATCCCCGCGTTTCCCTTGACCGTCGACCCGGCATCCCCTTGA
- a CDS encoding PHP-associated domain-containing protein: protein MPTYRVELHNHCDCDPQDALDYSARDLVDACVARGVQVLAITPHREVFHDPDAVNYARSRGVLLLPGVEKMIEGREIVLINVAPGDIPHLMAREDLEALRLAKGGDLLVLAPHPFYPRDSCVGPVLDRFARLIDVIEWCHLYLGFYNPNRRAAEWAEKNHKPLIATSDTHALALFGRNTAVVEAETLEARAVFQAIRAGKITNTHRPYGLLELATFVVVGFLHHEMRKWARKLLPAPSS, encoded by the coding sequence ATGCCCACTTACCGGGTCGAATTGCACAACCACTGTGACTGCGACCCCCAGGACGCCCTGGATTACAGTGCCCGGGATCTGGTCGATGCCTGCGTGGCCCGGGGCGTCCAAGTCCTGGCCATCACCCCCCACCGGGAAGTTTTCCACGACCCCGATGCTGTCAACTACGCCCGCTCTCGCGGCGTGCTTTTGCTCCCCGGGGTGGAAAAGATGATCGAGGGCAGGGAGATCGTCCTCATCAATGTCGCCCCTGGTGATATCCCCCACCTCATGGCCCGTGAAGACCTCGAAGCCCTGCGTCTGGCCAAGGGCGGGGACCTCCTCGTCCTGGCCCCCCATCCGTTTTACCCGCGGGACAGTTGTGTCGGGCCGGTGCTCGACCGCTTCGCCCGCCTGATCGATGTCATCGAGTGGTGCCACCTCTACCTGGGCTTTTACAACCCCAACCGCCGCGCCGCCGAGTGGGCGGAGAAAAATCACAAGCCACTCATCGCCACATCCGACACCCATGCCCTCGCTCTCTTCGGACGCAATACGGCCGTGGTCGAGGCCGAAACCCTGGAGGCACGGGCTGTGTTCCAGGCCATCCGCGCCGGGAAAATCACCAACACCCACCGGCCCTACGGTCTGCTCGAACTTGCCACCTTCGTCGTCGTCGGATTCCTCCATCACGAAATGCGCAAGTGGGCGCGGAAGCTGCTCCCGGCCCCTTCGTCATGA
- a CDS encoding phosphopantothenoylcysteine decarboxylase, giving the protein MSDLKNVLVTCGPTYEPIDEVRRLTNFSTGRHGAVIVDSLAAAGWHVTVLRGVQSTFAPPKHGQILPFTTRDSLKAELIRLSKEQEFAAVFHAAAVGDFEINAILDIDNQPVIAKKISGSSQEIKLLLKPAPKLIRNLRGWFPKSVLVGWKYELEGKRPQAVQKAWKQMVDCDSDACVANGTAYGEGFGFCTQPAEHAHFETEESLIRHIVTWLPEATTIRQTSVRA; this is encoded by the coding sequence ATGTCCGACCTGAAAAACGTCCTCGTCACCTGCGGCCCGACCTACGAACCCATCGATGAGGTCCGCCGGTTGACCAATTTTTCCACCGGGCGCCATGGGGCGGTCATTGTCGACAGTCTGGCCGCCGCCGGTTGGCACGTCACCGTATTGCGCGGGGTCCAGAGCACCTTTGCCCCACCCAAACACGGCCAGATCCTTCCCTTCACCACCCGCGATTCCCTCAAAGCCGAACTCATCCGCCTTTCCAAGGAACAGGAATTCGCCGCCGTTTTCCACGCCGCCGCTGTCGGCGACTTCGAGATCAATGCCATCCTGGACATCGACAACCAACCCGTCATCGCCAAGAAAATCAGCGGCAGTTCCCAGGAGATCAAGCTTCTCCTCAAGCCCGCCCCCAAACTCATCCGCAACCTCCGGGGCTGGTTCCCGAAGAGTGTCCTTGTCGGCTGGAAATACGAACTGGAGGGCAAGCGCCCGCAGGCCGTGCAAAAGGCCTGGAAGCAGATGGTCGATTGCGACAGCGACGCCTGCGTGGCCAACGGCACCGCCTATGGCGAGGGTTTCGGGTTCTGCACGCAGCCGGCCGAACACGCCCACTTCGAAACCGAAGAGAGCCTCATCCGCCACATTGTGACGTGGCTCCCGGAGGCCACCACCATCCGCCAAACCTCGGTCCGGGCCTGA
- a CDS encoding 1,4-alpha-glucan branching protein domain-containing protein translates to MPQGHVALVLHAHLPFVRHPEYPSFLEEDWLYEAITETYIPLINMMDGLLHDGVDFRLTMSMTPPLCAMLRDPLLQERYIHELVKLIGLTEKEIERTRQGQEHGYHEVAWFYHHRLKDCLHVFSDKYHRDLVSAFRKFQDAGKLEIITCGATHGFLPLMMEYPEAVRAQIMVARDSYRDCFGRDPRGIWLPECAYVPGVEAFLQEAEIRWFLVDTHGVMFADPRPRHGIFAPLFTKSGPAAFGRDVESSKQVWSSEEGYPGDVNYRDFYRDVGFDLDFDYIKDYVQPNGLRKFTGLKYHRITGKTSYKEVYRPGVARERAADHAGNFMFNREKQIQHLHGIMGGIEPIVVAPYDAELFGHWWFEGPDFLNFFLRKSAYDQHTYRTTTPGEYLQMFPTQQLAQPAASSWGAKGYWEVWLESSNAWIYPHLHVAAQRMIALARDHRDCYGLTDRAMKQAARELLLAQSSDWAFIMKTGTMVPYAVKRTKDHILRFTRLHDQIRANTIDERFLANCEWRDNIFPDINWRHYL, encoded by the coding sequence ATGCCCCAAGGCCACGTCGCCCTCGTCCTCCACGCCCACCTGCCCTTTGTGCGGCATCCGGAATACCCTTCATTCCTGGAAGAGGACTGGCTGTATGAGGCCATCACCGAAACATACATCCCGCTCATCAACATGATGGATGGCCTGCTCCACGATGGAGTGGATTTCCGCCTGACCATGTCGATGACCCCGCCGCTCTGCGCCATGCTCCGGGACCCCCTGCTGCAAGAGCGCTACATCCACGAACTGGTCAAACTCATCGGGTTGACCGAGAAGGAAATCGAGCGCACCCGCCAAGGGCAGGAGCACGGCTACCACGAGGTGGCCTGGTTCTACCACCACCGACTGAAGGATTGCCTGCATGTCTTCAGCGACAAATACCACCGCGACCTGGTTTCGGCCTTCCGCAAGTTCCAGGACGCCGGCAAGCTCGAGATCATCACCTGCGGCGCCACGCATGGATTCCTCCCCCTGATGATGGAATACCCCGAGGCCGTCCGCGCGCAGATCATGGTCGCGCGCGATTCCTACCGCGATTGCTTCGGCCGCGACCCCCGGGGCATCTGGCTGCCCGAGTGCGCCTATGTGCCGGGCGTGGAAGCATTCCTCCAGGAAGCCGAGATCCGCTGGTTCCTCGTCGACACCCACGGGGTCATGTTCGCCGACCCTCGCCCGCGCCACGGCATCTTCGCCCCGCTCTTCACCAAGTCCGGCCCGGCCGCCTTCGGCCGCGACGTCGAGTCCTCCAAACAGGTCTGGTCCTCGGAGGAGGGCTACCCCGGCGATGTGAACTACCGCGATTTTTATCGCGATGTCGGGTTCGATCTGGATTTCGACTACATCAAGGACTACGTGCAACCGAACGGCCTGCGTAAATTCACCGGCCTGAAATACCACCGCATCACCGGCAAGACCTCCTACAAGGAAGTCTACCGTCCGGGGGTGGCACGCGAGCGCGCGGCCGACCATGCGGGCAATTTCATGTTCAACCGGGAAAAGCAGATCCAACACCTGCATGGCATCATGGGCGGCATCGAACCCATCGTCGTCGCCCCCTACGATGCCGAATTGTTCGGCCATTGGTGGTTCGAGGGTCCCGACTTCCTCAATTTCTTCCTGCGCAAGAGTGCCTACGACCAGCACACCTACCGCACGACCACGCCCGGGGAATACCTGCAGATGTTTCCGACCCAGCAACTGGCCCAGCCCGCCGCTTCCAGTTGGGGGGCCAAGGGCTACTGGGAAGTGTGGCTCGAGTCCTCGAACGCCTGGATCTACCCCCACTTGCACGTGGCCGCCCAGCGGATGATCGCCCTGGCCCGTGATCACCGGGATTGCTACGGACTGACCGACCGGGCCATGAAACAGGCTGCCCGCGAACTCTTGCTGGCCCAGAGCAGCGACTGGGCCTTCATCATGAAGACCGGCACCATGGTGCCCTACGCGGTCAAACGAACCAAGGACCACATCCTCCGCTTCACCCGCCTTCACGACCAAATCCGCGCCAACACCATCGACGAGCGCTTCCTGGCAAACTGCGAGTGGCGTGACAACATCTTCCCCGACATCAATTGGCGCCATTACCTCTGA
- the ftsY gene encoding signal recognition particle-docking protein FtsY: protein MIGIFRKWISEARGGRVDWEELEAMLIQADLGYALVQRILARLKDRPLNAENIGAAARTEITALWPRVPAPPVPADGEVWMVIGINGAGKTTTLAKLAHRYQNRGVHLVAADTFRAAAIEQLRVWSERVGCGFTAGREGGDPAAAAYQGVEDGRRAGAGLILIDTAGRLHNKDNLLRELEKVKRVVGKNDPGSPHHTLLVVDGTNGANALLQAEQFHKSVGLTGLIATKLDSTAKGGAIAAIKSELGLDTFFIGTGESPEDLRPFSPDEYVDRFF from the coding sequence ATGATAGGAATATTCAGGAAATGGATTTCCGAGGCCCGCGGGGGCCGGGTCGACTGGGAAGAACTGGAGGCCATGCTGATCCAGGCCGATCTGGGCTACGCCCTGGTCCAGCGCATCCTGGCCCGGTTGAAGGACCGGCCGCTCAATGCGGAAAACATCGGGGCCGCCGCCCGCACAGAAATCACCGCCCTCTGGCCGCGCGTCCCCGCCCCACCGGTGCCAGCCGACGGAGAGGTCTGGATGGTAATCGGCATCAACGGCGCGGGCAAGACCACGACCCTGGCCAAGTTGGCCCACCGCTACCAGAACCGCGGCGTCCACCTCGTGGCCGCCGACACCTTCCGCGCCGCCGCCATAGAACAACTGCGCGTCTGGTCCGAGCGGGTCGGCTGTGGGTTCACAGCGGGCCGTGAGGGCGGCGATCCCGCCGCCGCGGCCTACCAAGGAGTCGAGGATGGACGCAGGGCCGGGGCCGGGCTCATCCTCATCGACACCGCCGGACGGCTGCACAACAAGGACAACCTCTTGCGCGAATTGGAGAAGGTCAAGCGGGTCGTGGGCAAAAACGATCCCGGCTCACCCCACCACACCCTGCTGGTGGTCGATGGCACCAACGGGGCCAACGCCCTGCTCCAGGCCGAACAATTCCACAAGAGTGTCGGCCTGACCGGTCTGATCGCCACCAAGCTGGACAGCACGGCCAAAGGCGGCGCCATCGCCGCGATCAAATCCGAGCTCGGGCTGGATACTTTTTTCATCGGCACCGGCGAATCCCCCGAAGACCTGAGGCCATTCTCTCCGGATGAATACGTCGACCGCTTCTTTTAA
- a CDS encoding bifunctional 3,4-dihydroxy-2-butanone-4-phosphate synthase/GTP cyclohydrolase II — MKKKTTPPVFAPIEEVIADIRKGRMVILTDDASRENEGDLILAAEKATPSAINFMARFGRGLICAPIDSARATQLGLQRMVLDNRESHKTDFTVTVDAARGITTGISAADRAKTIRLLAGKKTRPSDLVQPGHVFPLKAKDGGVLQRAGHTEAAVDLARLAGLDPSAVICEILQDDGTMARVPGLIDFARTHGLKLGTIRDLIEYRRRTEKLVVRAQTIQMPTDYGMFDLHLYTSQTDGSHHLALVKGRIPKDQPVLVRVHSECLTGDVFGSRRCDCGHQLHDALRMIERAGAGVLVYMRQEGRGIGLPAKIHAYKLQEKGLDTVEANLKLGYAPDLREYGLGAQILHDLGVRRMRLMTNNPKKVVGLAGYGLELVDQVPIRSKPNAHNRRYLETKKRKMGHKL, encoded by the coding sequence GTGAAGAAAAAAACGACCCCACCTGTCTTTGCCCCCATCGAGGAAGTCATCGCCGACATCCGCAAGGGCCGCATGGTCATCCTCACCGACGATGCCTCCCGGGAAAATGAGGGCGACCTCATCCTGGCAGCGGAAAAAGCCACCCCCAGCGCGATCAACTTCATGGCCCGCTTCGGCCGCGGCCTCATTTGCGCCCCGATTGACAGCGCACGCGCGACCCAACTCGGCCTCCAGCGCATGGTCCTCGACAACCGTGAGAGCCACAAGACCGACTTCACCGTCACCGTCGATGCCGCCCGCGGCATCACCACCGGTATCAGCGCCGCCGACCGCGCCAAAACCATCCGCCTCCTCGCCGGAAAAAAAACCCGGCCTTCCGACCTCGTCCAACCCGGGCACGTCTTTCCTCTCAAGGCCAAGGACGGGGGCGTTCTCCAGCGCGCCGGCCACACCGAGGCCGCCGTCGACCTGGCCCGCCTGGCCGGCCTCGACCCCTCGGCCGTGATCTGCGAGATCCTCCAGGACGACGGCACCATGGCCCGTGTGCCCGGGCTCATCGATTTCGCCCGGACCCATGGCCTCAAACTGGGCACCATCCGCGACCTCATTGAATACCGCCGCCGCACCGAGAAACTGGTCGTGCGTGCGCAGACCATCCAGATGCCGACCGACTACGGCATGTTCGACCTCCACCTTTACACCTCACAGACCGATGGCAGCCATCACCTGGCCCTGGTCAAGGGCAGGATTCCCAAGGACCAGCCCGTCCTGGTTCGCGTGCACAGCGAGTGCCTGACCGGGGATGTCTTCGGCTCGCGTCGCTGCGACTGCGGCCACCAGCTCCATGACGCCCTGCGCATGATCGAACGGGCCGGGGCCGGCGTTCTGGTCTACATGCGGCAGGAAGGACGCGGCATCGGCCTTCCGGCCAAGATCCATGCCTACAAGCTGCAGGAAAAGGGCCTCGATACCGTGGAAGCCAACCTCAAGCTCGGCTACGCCCCCGACCTGCGCGAATACGGACTCGGCGCCCAGATCCTCCACGACCTGGGCGTCCGCCGGATGCGGCTCATGACCAACAACCCCAAGAAAGTCGTCGGACTGGCCGGCTACGGCTTGGAACTCGTCGACCAGGTCCCCATCCGTTCCAAGCCCAATGCCCACAACCGCCGTTACCTCGAAACCAAGAAGCGCAAGATGGGCCACAAGCTTTGA
- the ribH gene encoding 6,7-dimethyl-8-ribityllumazine synthase has protein sequence MKTTIGIVASLFNKSFVDGLIDSALVQLKGQRVDVVRVPGSFEIPLATQRLLARSDVGAVIAFGVIWQGQTAHADLIGQTVTGSLMDLMLKHDKPVIHQVLVVKNEAQARARCFGKKLNRGSEAAQAVKLLLNLKK, from the coding sequence ATGAAAACCACCATCGGCATCGTCGCCTCGCTCTTCAACAAATCGTTTGTCGATGGCCTGATTGATTCCGCCCTCGTCCAGCTCAAGGGACAACGGGTCGATGTCGTACGGGTGCCGGGCTCATTCGAGATCCCCCTGGCCACCCAGCGTCTCCTGGCCCGCAGCGATGTCGGGGCCGTCATCGCCTTCGGCGTCATCTGGCAGGGCCAGACCGCCCATGCCGACCTCATCGGCCAGACCGTGACCGGGTCGCTGATGGACCTGATGCTCAAGCACGACAAACCCGTCATCCACCAGGTGTTGGTGGTCAAAAACGAAGCCCAGGCCAGGGCCCGCTGCTTCGGCAAAAAACTCAACCGCGGCAGCGAAGCCGCCCAGGCCGTCAAACTTCTCCTGAATCTCAAAAAATAA
- the nusB gene encoding transcription antitermination factor NusB: MGKRREGRMLVVQFFYQQEHSPSKPLDDGLLVFWLMVDCTAEARKFAEPLIRGMAPRLKELDAHLNRIAQNWDTKRMAPVDRNILRLALYEMHHVPEVPPVVAINEAIELAKELSTDDSGKFVNGILDRARKELPRPAPTAGPGNRPSKKKPA; the protein is encoded by the coding sequence ATGGGCAAACGCCGCGAGGGACGCATGCTGGTCGTCCAATTCTTCTACCAGCAGGAACACAGTCCGTCGAAGCCACTCGACGACGGCCTGCTCGTTTTCTGGCTCATGGTCGACTGCACCGCCGAGGCGCGCAAGTTCGCCGAACCGCTCATCCGGGGCATGGCCCCCCGTCTCAAAGAACTCGATGCCCACCTCAACCGCATCGCCCAGAACTGGGACACCAAGCGCATGGCCCCGGTGGACCGGAACATCCTCCGCTTGGCCCTCTACGAGATGCACCATGTTCCCGAGGTTCCCCCGGTGGTGGCGATCAATGAAGCCATCGAACTGGCCAAGGAATTGAGCACCGACGACTCCGGGAAATTCGTCAACGGCATCCTCGACCGTGCCCGCAAGGAACTCCCCCGCCCGGCCCCAACAGCCGGCCCGGGCAACCGGCCATCGAAAAAGAAACCCGCCTGA
- the hisF gene encoding imidazole glycerol phosphate synthase subunit HisF has translation MLAKRIIPCMDVDRGRVVKGVRFVDIIDAGDPVESALAYDAQGADELVFLDITASHEGRATMRDVVRRTAESVFMPLTVGGGIRVVDDIRAMLESGADKVSLNTAALARPELISEGAEAFGRQCIVLAIDARRNGPGRWEVHTHGGRRPAGKDAVAWAVEAEQRGAGEILLTSMDADGTKAGYDLELTRAVSRAVRIPVIASGGAGKLDDFSTVLGEGEADAALAASLFHFGELKISEVKAHCASRGIPVRMSRA, from the coding sequence ATGTTGGCCAAACGCATCATTCCCTGTATGGACGTGGACCGTGGCCGGGTGGTCAAGGGTGTCCGCTTCGTTGACATCATTGACGCCGGGGACCCCGTCGAGTCTGCTTTGGCCTACGACGCCCAAGGAGCGGACGAACTGGTCTTTCTGGACATCACGGCCTCCCATGAGGGCCGGGCAACCATGCGCGATGTGGTCCGCCGCACGGCCGAAAGTGTTTTCATGCCGCTGACCGTGGGCGGTGGCATACGGGTGGTGGACGACATCCGTGCCATGCTCGAATCCGGAGCCGACAAGGTTTCCCTCAACACCGCCGCCCTGGCCCGCCCGGAATTGATTTCCGAGGGGGCCGAGGCATTCGGCCGGCAATGCATTGTCCTGGCCATCGACGCCCGTCGCAACGGTCCCGGCCGCTGGGAAGTCCACACCCATGGAGGACGACGCCCTGCCGGTAAGGACGCGGTGGCCTGGGCCGTGGAGGCCGAACAGCGCGGGGCCGGCGAAATCCTTCTGACCAGCATGGACGCCGACGGCACCAAGGCAGGCTATGATCTCGAGCTGACGCGTGCCGTTTCCCGTGCGGTCAGGATCCCGGTCATCGCCAGCGGCGGGGCGGGCAAACTGGATGACTTTTCCACCGTGTTGGGCGAGGGCGAGGCCGACGCGGCCTTGGCGGCGAGCTTGTTCCATTTCGGCGAATTGAAGATTTCCGAGGTCAAAGCCCATTGTGCGAGCCGGGGCATCCCGGTGCGGATGTCCCGTGCTTAA
- the proC gene encoding pyrroline-5-carboxylate reductase: MNLTLIGAGNLGRALTRGWIKSGLVPPGQITATDRMPEARGAFQAIHPGLRWADSIPAAVAAADVVLWAVKPQQIHEALPEGAGAPWSSVFISVCAGVPLARLQSLSGPERRIVRAMPNTPALVGEGVTALSGNAVCTESDLERARSVFAAVGRVVLVGEKEMNAVTALSGSGPAFFYLLIDLMARAARENGLESGEALRMAAQTARGAAQMILETGTPPRELMAQVTSKGGTTEAGLKILDSARTEALIRETISAAARRSEELANG, from the coding sequence ATGAACCTGACCCTCATCGGCGCCGGAAACCTTGGGCGGGCCCTCACCCGTGGCTGGATCAAATCCGGGCTGGTGCCGCCGGGGCAGATCACGGCCACCGACCGCATGCCCGAGGCGCGAGGCGCCTTCCAGGCCATCCATCCCGGGCTCCGTTGGGCGGATTCCATCCCGGCCGCGGTGGCCGCCGCCGATGTCGTCCTCTGGGCGGTCAAACCCCAGCAGATCCACGAGGCCCTGCCGGAGGGGGCCGGGGCCCCGTGGTCGAGTGTTTTCATCTCCGTTTGTGCCGGCGTGCCCCTGGCCCGTCTGCAGTCCTTGTCCGGCCCGGAGCGCCGCATCGTCCGCGCCATGCCCAATACCCCCGCCCTGGTGGGAGAAGGTGTGACCGCCTTGTCCGGCAACGCCGTATGCACCGAGAGCGACCTGGAACGTGCCCGTTCGGTATTTGCCGCTGTTGGCCGGGTGGTTCTGGTCGGGGAAAAGGAAATGAACGCCGTCACCGCCCTTTCCGGCTCGGGCCCGGCGTTTTTTTATCTTCTGATCGACCTGATGGCCAGGGCGGCACGGGAAAATGGACTGGAATCCGGGGAAGCCCTGCGCATGGCGGCGCAGACCGCGCGCGGGGCCGCGCAAATGATCCTGGAAACCGGCACCCCGCCGCGCGAACTCATGGCCCAAGTGACGAGCAAGGGCGGCACCACCGAGGCCGGGCTGAAGATCCTCGACAGCGCACGCACCGAAGCCCTCATCCGGGAGACCATCAGCGCCGCCGCCAGACGCTCCGAGGAACTGGCCAACGGGTGA
- a CDS encoding DUF4912 domain-containing protein, which translates to MKSKDKEKKAAAKPTKQAKVARAKKSVADAKARQKLPSRGTKTQPSTARTTKVRSVDPRVVLVEEPEDISAHKFDLAAGATPEPARFELPEYEDLGELPAKYGTGKLFLVARDPQWLYAYWDLTYDQLAEAQSRAHDGKLFLELRKDGSRIQQIQISAWSHDWYLHAPQAGSGYLAEIGYYRGDGGFEVVARSSGAPTPPDAISWKTQAKFVTIPFHYSFKQLRDLIARFQQPGEDLGDTLARLQEEGFPFPFEVPRPPGMSEDAYVELLSYLGAVTIRRIQQGSGEIIELLRKNLLDQFSTSSGQWISSISSPFGSSFGAGDRGFFMDVNAELIIYGGTHPQATVRIDGEKIQLTPDGRFSYHFNFKDGKFHIPIDALSPDGVETRSALLSFLRLTALDPGVEPTPQETRPTPLGEID; encoded by the coding sequence GTGAAATCGAAGGATAAAGAAAAGAAAGCGGCGGCCAAACCCACCAAACAGGCCAAAGTGGCCCGGGCCAAAAAGTCCGTGGCCGATGCCAAGGCCCGGCAGAAGCTTCCTTCGCGTGGCACCAAAACCCAGCCCTCCACGGCCCGCACCACCAAGGTGCGCAGCGTCGATCCACGGGTGGTTTTGGTCGAGGAACCGGAGGATATTTCCGCCCACAAATTCGACCTGGCCGCCGGTGCGACGCCAGAGCCTGCCCGGTTCGAGCTGCCGGAATATGAGGATCTGGGCGAATTACCGGCCAAATACGGCACCGGGAAGTTGTTCCTCGTGGCCCGCGATCCCCAGTGGCTCTACGCCTACTGGGACCTGACTTACGACCAACTGGCGGAAGCACAAAGCCGGGCCCACGACGGCAAGCTCTTCCTGGAACTGCGAAAGGATGGCTCGCGCATCCAGCAGATCCAGATCTCCGCCTGGTCGCATGACTGGTATCTCCACGCACCACAGGCGGGCTCGGGCTACCTGGCCGAAATTGGCTACTACCGAGGGGACGGTGGATTCGAAGTCGTGGCCCGTTCCTCCGGCGCACCCACCCCCCCGGATGCCATCTCGTGGAAGACCCAGGCCAAGTTCGTCACCATTCCATTCCACTACAGCTTCAAGCAGCTGCGCGACCTCATCGCCCGCTTCCAGCAGCCGGGCGAGGATCTGGGAGACACCCTGGCCCGCCTCCAGGAGGAGGGCTTCCCCTTCCCCTTCGAAGTTCCCCGTCCTCCGGGAATGTCGGAGGATGCCTACGTCGAGTTGCTCAGTTATCTGGGCGCCGTTACCATCCGGCGCATCCAGCAAGGTTCGGGGGAGATCATCGAGTTGTTGCGCAAAAATCTACTCGACCAGTTCAGCACCAGTTCCGGCCAATGGATCAGCAGCATCTCCAGCCCCTTTGGTTCGTCCTTCGGAGCCGGAGACCGCGGATTTTTCATGGATGTGAACGCCGAGTTGATCATCTACGGGGGCACCCACCCCCAGGCCACCGTTCGAATCGACGGTGAGAAGATCCAACTCACCCCCGACGGGCGGTTTTCCTACCACTTCAATTTCAAGGACGGCAAATTCCACATCCCCATCGACGCCCTTTCGCCAGATGGGGTGGAAACCCGCTCCGCCCTGCTTTCCTTCCTCCGCCTGACCGCATTGGATCCCGGGGTTGAACCGACGCCCCAGGAAACCCGTCCCACGCCTCTGGGGGAGATCGACTGA